In a single window of the Methylococcus sp. Mc7 genome:
- the cysE gene encoding serine O-acetyltransferase, which produces MLKKIREEFSCIFARDPAAQSFFEILTVYPGVHAVLIHRFSHWLWNHGLRWPARALSYLARWATGIEIHPGATLGRRLFIDHGMGVVIGETAVIGDDCTLYHGVTLGGTSWQKGKRHPTLGDGVVIGAGAKVLGPISVGDGARIGSNSVVLRTVPAGATVVGIPGHIINPDRRAQEAQRLAIASKLGFDAYGMTPDMPDPVAHAVNHMLDHIQALDQQLASLKQALRERGIDLEEAPLPELDDCQLDPGDPR; this is translated from the coding sequence ATGCTGAAGAAAATTAGAGAAGAGTTCAGCTGCATCTTCGCCCGGGACCCCGCGGCCCAGTCGTTTTTCGAGATACTGACCGTCTATCCCGGCGTCCACGCGGTGCTGATCCACCGCTTCAGCCACTGGCTCTGGAACCACGGCTTGCGCTGGCCCGCGCGGGCCCTGTCCTATCTCGCGCGCTGGGCGACCGGCATCGAGATCCATCCCGGCGCGACGCTGGGCCGCCGCCTGTTCATCGACCACGGCATGGGAGTCGTCATCGGAGAAACCGCGGTGATCGGGGACGATTGCACGCTCTACCACGGGGTGACCCTGGGCGGCACCAGTTGGCAGAAAGGCAAACGCCATCCGACTCTGGGCGACGGGGTGGTGATCGGCGCCGGCGCCAAGGTGCTCGGCCCCATCAGCGTGGGCGACGGCGCGCGCATCGGTTCCAATTCGGTCGTGCTGCGCACCGTGCCCGCCGGCGCCACGGTGGTCGGGATTCCGGGCCACATCATCAACCCGGACCGCAGGGCCCAGGAGGCGCAGCGCTTGGCCATCGCCAGCAAGCTCGGCTTCGACGCCTACGGCATGACGCCGGACATGCCGGACCCGGTCGCCCACGCCGTCAACCACATGCTCGACCACATCCAGGCGCTGGATCAGCAGCTCGCAAGCCTCAAGCAGGCGCTGCGGGAACGCGGGATCGACCTGGAGGAAGCCCCCCTGCCCGAGTTGGACGACTGCCAGCTCGACCCCGGCGACCCGCGTTAA
- a CDS encoding rhodanese-like domain-containing protein: MNKWLRAVTLAISLPSAPTLGGELLGITPDELETLKAQGVPVVDVRTPEEWRKTGVIEGSKPLTFFDSKGAYDATAWMRQFKTIVPDAARPVVLVCRSGNRTATVGKMLTQELGYERVYHLEKGLQVWSAEGHKLAPCGSC; this comes from the coding sequence ATGAACAAATGGCTGCGAGCCGTCACGCTGGCGATATCGTTACCGAGTGCGCCGACTCTCGGCGGTGAGCTCCTCGGCATCACTCCCGACGAACTGGAAACGCTGAAAGCTCAGGGCGTTCCGGTGGTGGACGTCCGGACGCCCGAGGAATGGCGCAAGACCGGCGTCATCGAGGGAAGCAAGCCGCTGACGTTCTTCGATTCCAAAGGTGCTTACGACGCCACCGCCTGGATGCGGCAGTTCAAGACGATCGTCCCCGACGCCGCCCGGCCGGTGGTGCTGGTCTGCCGTTCAGGCAACCGCACCGCCACGGTCGGAAAGATGCTCACGCAGGAGCTGGGCTACGAGCGCGTCTACCATCTGGAGAAGGGCTTGCAGGTCTGGAGCGCGGAGGGCCACAAGCTCGCCCCTTGCGGGAGCTGTTGA
- a CDS encoding RNA methyltransferase, protein MLSDIRIVLVETTHPGNIGGVARAMKNMGLSDLALVSPKIFPSEQATARASGADDLLAGARVVGSLEDAIADCQVVIGASARLRTIAWPELDPRTAAAKIAGLPEGTATAIVFGREHSGLTNEELERCHYLLHIAANPEFSSLNLACAVQVVAYELYLAAGQGSSGRSGAALADGEQMASFFDHLERTLYDIRFLHQRRSSPSIMRRLRRIFNSAQIEAQEIHLLRGILTAAQHSAAGAGIRNAEEN, encoded by the coding sequence GTGCTCTCCGATATACGCATCGTACTGGTCGAAACCACCCATCCCGGCAACATCGGCGGCGTCGCCCGTGCCATGAAGAACATGGGCCTGAGCGACCTGGCCCTGGTCTCGCCGAAAATCTTCCCCAGTGAACAGGCCACCGCCCGCGCCTCCGGCGCCGACGACCTGCTGGCGGGCGCTCGGGTGGTCGGCTCGCTGGAGGACGCCATCGCGGACTGCCAGGTCGTCATCGGCGCCAGCGCACGCCTTAGAACCATCGCGTGGCCGGAGCTCGACCCCAGAACGGCCGCGGCGAAGATAGCCGGCCTGCCGGAGGGCACCGCCACCGCCATCGTGTTCGGGCGCGAGCATTCGGGGCTGACCAACGAGGAACTGGAGCGCTGCCACTACCTGCTGCACATCGCCGCCAACCCGGAATTCAGTTCACTCAACCTCGCCTGCGCGGTCCAGGTCGTCGCCTACGAGCTCTACCTCGCCGCCGGGCAGGGCAGCTCCGGCCGTTCCGGGGCAGCATTGGCGGACGGCGAACAGATGGCCTCATTCTTCGATCATCTGGAGCGGACGCTGTACGACATAAGGTTCCTGCACCAGCGCAGGTCATCGCCCTCGATCATGCGCAGACTCCGCCGCATCTTCAACAGCGCGCAGATCGAAGCCCAGGAAATCCACCTGCTGCGGGGCATCCTCACCGCGGCCCAGCACAGCGCCGCCGGCGCCGGAATCCGCAATGCTGAAGAAAATTAG